In Exiguobacterium sibiricum 7-3, a genomic segment contains:
- a CDS encoding carotenoid biosynthesis protein: protein MMDRFQNKLWLFFTIWFFIGLILVGFSLLPPWLEWANAVFLFASGLYAALYLWDVLPKGRFIIPVIFFGSILIESIGVHTGWPFGTYAYEADFGVQLLGVPITIGAAWLSVMGASLAFSRRFPFRYNTVILVPLFAVWLDLAIDPVAANVKSYWIWQDGGLYYDIPTQNFFGWYGTALFFALLIARFEQQVTITALERNNQYLFLMLHALFGLTAGVAGLYGVTSISLLAGLTYWLTQGGVPLAKSKQKQMG, encoded by the coding sequence ATGATGGATCGGTTCCAAAATAAACTTTGGTTATTTTTTACGATTTGGTTTTTCATCGGACTGATTTTAGTCGGTTTTTCCTTACTGCCCCCTTGGCTTGAATGGGCAAATGCCGTTTTTTTATTTGCATCTGGTTTATATGCCGCTCTTTATCTCTGGGATGTCTTGCCAAAAGGACGTTTCATCATTCCAGTCATTTTCTTTGGTTCAATCCTCATCGAATCCATCGGCGTCCATACAGGTTGGCCGTTCGGCACATACGCATACGAAGCAGATTTTGGTGTACAACTGCTCGGTGTACCGATTACGATCGGTGCCGCCTGGTTATCCGTCATGGGAGCAAGTCTTGCCTTCTCACGCCGGTTTCCATTTCGCTACAATACTGTGATTCTGGTGCCGTTGTTTGCCGTTTGGTTGGATTTAGCGATTGATCCGGTAGCAGCTAACGTCAAATCGTATTGGATCTGGCAGGATGGCGGATTGTATTATGACATCCCGACCCAAAACTTTTTTGGCTGGTATGGAACAGCACTTTTCTTTGCTCTCCTGATTGCCCGGTTCGAACAACAGGTCACAATCACAGCCCTTGAACGAAACAATCAGTATCTGTTTTTAATGCTCCATGCGTTGTTTGGTCTGACAGCAGGTGTCGCGGGTCTTTACGGCGTCACGTCGATCAGCCTTCTCGCAGGTCTTACCTATTGGCTCACACAAGGAGGCGTTCCTCTTGCAAAAAGCAAACAAAAACAAATGGGCTGA
- a CDS encoding phytoene desaturase family protein, with the protein MKHIAVIGAGLGGLSAAISLASKGFKVTVIERNEHIGGKMMPITSEGHRFDFGPNTITMPEIFQSVILESGADPDDYFTFEKLTRHTVNHFPDGRSLTFASGREAMRTEVDRFTNGQLAKNDITGYQDEVKELYNIAKQQFFINIDSYFNFSLLRDMIKVHPLKTLHGLHKKYFKDPQLIQALDRYATYIGSSPFQAPATFGLIAHLELNDGVYFTRGGNTTIAEGFARRARELGVIFRLGDEVTQIEVTNQLATEIELNHVDYLSVDFIVLNGDLLTQYPRLISETVRPDFKNPTPSQMEPSISAYVRCIGLGRRIDGLAHHNVFFSSDYEAEFEALFNQHRYAEEPTIYISNSSVTAPEMGEAGDNLFVLVNAPATHKGSAIDFDTYDKIINQRLQQFGIDITSDVLFEQRITPQDIEQKFSAYHGSLYGLSSNGTRGAFMRPSNRSKNVHNLFFAGGSTHPGGGSPMVTLSGKLASERIVSAVASTL; encoded by the coding sequence ATGAAACATATCGCAGTCATCGGAGCGGGGCTTGGCGGTTTGAGTGCCGCCATCTCACTGGCTTCAAAAGGGTTTAAAGTTACTGTCATTGAACGCAACGAACACATCGGTGGAAAGATGATGCCCATTACGTCTGAGGGACACCGGTTTGACTTCGGTCCCAATACCATCACGATGCCTGAAATCTTTCAATCCGTCATTTTAGAGTCAGGAGCAGATCCAGATGACTACTTTACGTTTGAGAAATTGACACGTCATACCGTCAATCACTTTCCGGATGGACGTTCGTTGACATTCGCCAGTGGTCGTGAGGCGATGCGGACTGAAGTCGACCGTTTCACGAATGGTCAGCTTGCTAAAAATGATATTACTGGTTATCAGGACGAGGTTAAGGAACTGTACAATATCGCTAAACAACAATTTTTCATCAATATCGACTCTTATTTCAATTTTTCCTTATTGCGCGACATGATCAAGGTTCATCCTTTAAAAACACTGCATGGACTACACAAAAAATATTTTAAGGACCCCCAGTTGATTCAAGCACTTGACCGTTATGCAACCTACATTGGAAGCAGCCCGTTTCAAGCACCCGCTACATTCGGTTTGATTGCCCATCTCGAGTTAAATGACGGTGTTTATTTCACACGTGGCGGAAATACGACCATCGCCGAAGGGTTTGCCCGTCGCGCCCGCGAACTTGGCGTTATTTTCCGGTTAGGAGACGAAGTGACGCAGATTGAAGTGACGAATCAGTTGGCAACAGAAATTGAACTCAATCACGTCGATTACCTGTCTGTTGATTTCATCGTTTTAAACGGTGACTTGCTGACACAATATCCACGATTGATTTCAGAAACCGTACGGCCTGACTTCAAAAATCCAACACCTTCACAAATGGAGCCGTCGATTTCTGCTTATGTCCGGTGTATCGGACTTGGACGCCGTATTGATGGACTCGCGCATCACAATGTCTTTTTCTCTTCTGATTATGAAGCTGAGTTCGAAGCTTTGTTTAATCAACATCGTTATGCAGAAGAACCGACCATTTACATCTCGAACTCTTCGGTCACTGCACCGGAAATGGGAGAAGCCGGCGACAACCTGTTTGTTCTTGTAAATGCTCCGGCTACTCATAAAGGGTCTGCTATTGATTTTGATACGTATGATAAAATTATCAATCAACGTCTGCAACAGTTCGGAATCGATATCACGTCTGACGTTTTATTCGAACAGCGGATTACTCCGCAAGACATTGAACAAAAATTTTCAGCGTATCATGGTTCGCTGTATGGTCTTTCTTCAAACGGCACACGTGGCGCTTTCATGCGTCCAAGCAACCGTTCAAAGAATGTTCACAATTTGTTTTTTGCCGGTGGATCGACGCATCCTGGTGGCGGTAGTCCAATGGTGACGCTTTCAGGAAAACTGGCAAGCGAACGAATCGTGTCCGCTGTCGCCTCTACCCTGTGA
- a CDS encoding phytoene/squalene synthase family protein encodes MDTVTNAYVICEQTIQSGSKTFYKAFSLLPKQDRMAVYAIYTFCRFLDDTVDESATPKESLAEFLEEFRLFRSGHSINKPLWIALADVFKRYEMDETPFLELAEGMRWDIEKNRYQSLEETEKYSYYVASTVGLMLLPILAPKQNDLRESAIQLGIAMQLTNILRDVGEDAKRGRVYLPKDWMDQYDVTTESLLTGTPSGDFAGLWEALALRAEHLYDAATPSFDRYPKESRRALKVAALLYRGILDAARDNQYDVFTKRAYVSRWQKMKLLATI; translated from the coding sequence GTGGATACAGTGACGAACGCGTACGTGATATGTGAACAGACGATTCAAAGCGGATCTAAAACGTTTTATAAAGCCTTTTCCTTATTACCGAAGCAAGATCGGATGGCGGTGTATGCCATTTACACATTTTGTCGGTTTCTCGACGATACAGTAGATGAATCCGCCACTCCAAAAGAAAGTTTAGCAGAATTTTTAGAAGAGTTTCGTTTGTTCCGATCGGGTCACTCGATTAATAAACCACTATGGATTGCACTCGCAGATGTCTTTAAAAGATATGAGATGGATGAAACGCCGTTTTTAGAACTGGCAGAAGGTATGCGGTGGGATATCGAGAAAAACCGGTATCAGTCACTGGAAGAGACGGAAAAATATAGTTATTACGTCGCGAGTACGGTTGGTTTGATGTTGTTACCGATTCTTGCACCCAAACAAAATGATTTACGGGAGTCGGCCATTCAACTCGGAATCGCGATGCAATTGACGAACATCCTCCGGGATGTAGGCGAGGATGCAAAACGAGGACGTGTTTATTTACCGAAAGATTGGATGGACCAGTATGATGTGACGACAGAATCGTTATTAACAGGAACCCCTTCTGGAGACTTTGCTGGATTATGGGAGGCATTGGCTTTAAGAGCAGAGCATTTATATGATGCAGCAACGCCTTCGTTTGATCGCTACCCGAAAGAAAGTCGCCGTGCGCTGAAAGTGGCGGCCTTACTTTACCGGGGAATTCTGGACGCGGCACGTGATAATCAATACGATGTGTTCACAAAACGTGCCTATGTCAGCCGTTGGCAAAAGATGAAGTTACTCGCCACGATTTAA
- a CDS encoding phytoene desaturase family protein, which produces MKIGFVGAGVGTLHAALLLTKRYPEVEITIFEKESRAGGRLASVDFETGGRIDQGPTIVLMPGKLQEQLREAGLEGVELERIDPLYDLHFDDGTVVTKQADVVDQTVAIERQFGEGRGFQEFMQQKAKDYDVSVSKFLERTYFRKRDLLHPDMLAPLVKMHAMETAHDHLKRFFKSKHLRMAYSFPTFYIGGNPYTTPSIYGLIPYREQEEGVWYVKGGYFSLAERMYEELVRRGVRFEFNQPVERVMIREGQAKGVFVNGQEHLYDSVVLNGEFPLMEYLVEGKQPKKYVPSGGTLLLYFKIKGKVDLPVHRFLMPSDLQPLMTSIFKKDELPEHPAVYLFNPSKVDDTLTEADDSVVYALVPSPRGFDRDRYEAHGFIDRILAKIEQHIPGFEQQVMEMQVRTPQDAKEFGLYEGGSFGIAPTIRQSAALKTQAKPYADIERLYAVGASVHPCGGVPIVMMGATLLVNRMEQEMRWKSGYSDERVRDM; this is translated from the coding sequence ATGAAGATTGGATTTGTTGGAGCAGGAGTCGGAACCTTGCACGCAGCTTTATTGTTAACAAAACGTTATCCGGAAGTGGAAATCACAATTTTTGAAAAAGAGTCACGTGCAGGCGGTCGGCTCGCCTCTGTCGATTTCGAGACAGGCGGAAGAATTGACCAGGGACCGACGATCGTCTTGATGCCTGGGAAACTCCAGGAACAACTGAGAGAAGCCGGTCTTGAAGGTGTCGAGTTGGAACGGATTGACCCGTTGTATGATCTGCATTTTGATGACGGAACCGTTGTGACAAAACAAGCGGATGTGGTCGATCAAACGGTTGCGATTGAGCGTCAATTTGGAGAAGGTCGCGGGTTCCAAGAATTTATGCAACAAAAAGCAAAGGATTATGACGTCAGCGTATCGAAATTTTTAGAGCGGACCTATTTCCGTAAACGTGATTTATTACATCCGGATATGTTAGCGCCTTTAGTGAAGATGCATGCGATGGAAACGGCACATGACCACTTAAAACGTTTCTTTAAAAGTAAACACTTGCGAATGGCTTACAGCTTTCCGACCTTTTATATTGGAGGCAATCCGTATACGACACCTTCGATTTATGGACTGATCCCTTACCGGGAACAGGAAGAAGGCGTCTGGTATGTCAAAGGCGGTTATTTTTCCCTAGCGGAGCGGATGTACGAGGAACTTGTTCGACGGGGGGTGCGGTTCGAGTTTAACCAGCCGGTCGAACGTGTAATGATTAGAGAAGGACAAGCTAAAGGAGTGTTTGTCAACGGACAAGAACATCTGTATGACAGCGTCGTGTTGAATGGTGAGTTCCCGCTGATGGAATATCTGGTGGAAGGCAAGCAACCTAAAAAATATGTTCCATCAGGCGGTACACTGTTATTGTACTTTAAGATAAAAGGAAAAGTGGATCTACCGGTGCATCGTTTCCTGATGCCAAGCGATCTTCAACCTTTGATGACATCGATTTTCAAAAAAGATGAGTTACCGGAGCATCCGGCGGTGTATCTGTTTAATCCGAGTAAGGTGGATGATACATTAACGGAAGCGGATGACAGTGTCGTGTATGCACTGGTTCCATCACCACGCGGTTTTGACCGGGACCGGTACGAGGCTCATGGATTCATCGATCGGATTTTAGCCAAAATCGAGCAGCATATACCTGGATTCGAACAGCAGGTCATGGAAATGCAGGTTCGAACACCTCAAGATGCAAAAGAATTTGGATTGTATGAGGGCGGAAGTTTTGGAATCGCACCAACGATTCGCCAATCCGCTGCCTTGAAGACACAAGCAAAACCATACGCTGATATTGAACGATTATATGCAGTCGGCGCATCTGTCCATCCATGTGGAGGCGTTCCGATCGTCATGATGGGAGCGACATTACTTGTCAATCGAATGGAACAAGAGATGAGGTGGAAAAGTGGATACAGTGACGAACGCGTACGTGATATGTGA
- a CDS encoding lysophospholipid acyltransferase family protein: MQKANKNKWAERTFHLYLKERLIRKQFHRILYRADDLPTPGLMLATHGSWWDGMILFHLDQTILHHDPYVMIDRQGLERFPFFTRLGGFSIDRSSFAEIKQSLQYAKDQLANGSSVWMFPQGEERHQEERPLQLSSGATHLAKAARSISLFSFYYSFGHEQQPDVYIRTRTIQLPEGRSSEQLRYLTNAMTQLYDDVRTDAIEERIESYRVLTTRKEPLPVKTEQWLQAIRS; the protein is encoded by the coding sequence TTGCAAAAAGCAAACAAAAACAAATGGGCTGAACGAACCTTTCATTTATACTTGAAAGAACGTTTAATTCGAAAACAATTCCACCGGATTCTATACCGGGCCGATGATTTACCGACCCCCGGATTGATGCTCGCAACACACGGATCGTGGTGGGACGGCATGATTTTGTTTCATTTGGATCAAACGATCTTGCATCACGATCCTTACGTCATGATTGACAGGCAGGGACTGGAGCGGTTTCCTTTTTTCACACGCCTCGGCGGCTTTTCCATCGACCGGAGTTCGTTTGCGGAAATCAAACAAAGCCTACAGTATGCAAAAGATCAATTGGCGAATGGAAGCAGTGTCTGGATGTTCCCTCAAGGGGAAGAACGGCATCAAGAAGAACGTCCGCTTCAGCTCAGCAGCGGAGCGACACATCTGGCAAAAGCAGCCCGCTCCATTTCCTTGTTTTCGTTTTATTACTCATTTGGTCATGAACAACAGCCGGATGTCTACATCCGGACCCGGACGATTCAATTACCTGAAGGACGTAGTTCAGAGCAGTTACGTTACTTAACGAACGCGATGACCCAGCTGTATGATGATGTCCGGACTGATGCGATCGAAGAACGGATTGAATCGTATCGTGTGTTGACTACGAGAAAGGAACCGCTCCCCGTTAAAACGGAACAGTGGTTACAGGCGATCCGTTCATGA
- a CDS encoding phytoene desaturase family protein: protein MKQRVAVIGAGPGGLACAMLLAGRGIDVTVYEKQPIVGGRTSRVQVGEYQFDRGPTFLNMPHILENLFTSIGLEMKDYLDLKALDPMYTLYFNGGKDHFTMTTDRDRMKQTIEQHFPGNGEGYDRFMAEQALKLAKLMPILQTKHDKLTDYLSPRVITALPRLSLGRSLYDVLSDYFTSEELKYAFTFQAKYLGMSAWECPGGFSILSYMEHAYGVHHPIGGMNQIPEAMKRAVEELGGTVHLNTGISQLILEGTTATGVILESGEHVLYDDVVVGADFAHAMNHLVPEGVLKKWSRPKIDRKKFSCSTFMLYLGVNKSFDAPHHTIYFADDYEKNVREMTQTLELSDDFSFYVQNPSIIDGTLAPEGKSSLYVLVPVPNNYSELDWAIEGPKLRRRVLDALEHRSPYKGVEAAIEVEEMFTPDDWEAMGVHQGATFNLGHQLTQMMYFRPHNRFEELDHVYLVGGGTHPGSGLPTIFESARITADLLTSKVGALK from the coding sequence GTGAAGCAGCGTGTAGCCGTTATTGGAGCAGGACCTGGAGGGCTCGCTTGTGCGATGTTGCTTGCAGGTAGAGGAATAGATGTCACCGTATATGAAAAACAACCGATAGTCGGGGGACGAACATCTCGCGTTCAGGTCGGAGAGTATCAATTTGATCGTGGTCCTACCTTTTTAAACATGCCGCATATTTTAGAGAATCTATTTACGAGTATCGGCCTAGAGATGAAGGATTATTTGGATTTGAAAGCGTTGGATCCGATGTACACCCTGTATTTTAACGGGGGCAAAGATCATTTTACGATGACGACGGATCGTGATCGGATGAAACAGACGATTGAGCAACATTTTCCTGGAAATGGAGAAGGTTATGATCGTTTCATGGCAGAACAAGCCCTGAAGCTGGCAAAGCTAATGCCGATTTTGCAGACGAAACACGATAAATTAACGGATTATCTATCTCCACGCGTCATCACGGCGCTACCGCGTCTTTCTCTCGGGCGTTCTTTATACGATGTCCTGTCCGATTATTTTACGAGTGAAGAGTTGAAATATGCCTTTACTTTCCAAGCTAAGTATCTAGGCATGTCAGCATGGGAATGTCCAGGCGGTTTTTCTATCTTGTCTTACATGGAACATGCTTACGGTGTCCATCACCCAATTGGTGGAATGAATCAAATTCCAGAAGCAATGAAACGGGCAGTGGAAGAACTCGGGGGAACCGTCCATCTTAATACAGGGATCAGTCAATTGATTTTGGAAGGGACGACCGCGACAGGAGTCATTCTCGAGTCGGGTGAACATGTTCTATACGATGATGTCGTTGTCGGAGCAGACTTTGCTCATGCGATGAATCATCTTGTGCCTGAAGGCGTCTTAAAGAAATGGTCGCGTCCGAAAATTGATCGTAAAAAGTTCTCTTGTTCGACGTTCATGCTGTACTTAGGTGTCAATAAATCCTTTGACGCCCCGCACCATACGATTTACTTTGCTGATGATTATGAAAAAAATGTCCGGGAGATGACTCAGACATTGGAATTATCAGATGACTTTTCATTTTATGTCCAAAATCCATCAATTATCGACGGGACACTTGCACCGGAAGGAAAATCATCTTTGTATGTCTTAGTACCAGTTCCGAATAATTATTCCGAACTTGACTGGGCGATTGAAGGACCTAAACTGCGCCGTCGTGTTCTCGATGCACTCGAACACCGTTCTCCTTATAAAGGTGTCGAAGCGGCAATTGAAGTGGAAGAGATGTTTACACCGGATGATTGGGAAGCAATGGGCGTCCACCAAGGGGCAACCTTTAACCTGGGCCATCAATTGACACAGATGATGTACTTCAGACCACATAACCGTTTTGAGGAATTAGACCATGTCTATTTAGTAGGCGGGGGAACGCACCCAGGAAGCGGATTGCCGACGATTTTTGAATCTGCCCGGATCACAGCCGATTTATTGACAAGTAAAGTAGGTGCTTTGAAATGA
- a CDS encoding glycosyltransferase: MMVVLFVIATFVCLYTFINLSFLPKLSEPVLPPSLAICIPLRNEERNVEKLIRSLRQALHPNMHVYLYEDRSTDQTRDLLVRLVGGEDQFTIIDGLDLPSGWAGKVHACHQLASATHEEYLLFLDADITLAADTIPRLYATLQKEQAVFLSGFPSFPVPTFLGKCLIPMQHVLIAQHLPIAFRKVKHPAFAAANGMVVLVERKAYEHVGGHQTIQMALVDDLELCRAFKQNGFTTTLVHVSPYVSCDMYATNRDVWQGFLKNVFRGMNDSYAVGSYFLLFYLVQAAALPLVFIFPSIWTLGAFLLIMIARYRIDRKAMIFHAWFWHPLAVILYVVLLATAMIRRFNKREISWKGRTYS; this comes from the coding sequence ATGATGGTCGTACTGTTCGTCATTGCAACTTTTGTTTGTCTCTATACGTTCATCAACTTGTCATTCTTACCGAAATTAAGCGAACCTGTTCTTCCGCCAAGTCTTGCAATCTGTATTCCACTTCGAAACGAAGAACGGAATGTCGAGAAACTGATTCGTTCGTTACGACAAGCGCTTCATCCGAATATGCATGTCTATTTATATGAAGACCGCTCGACTGATCAGACACGTGATTTGTTAGTCCGCCTTGTCGGCGGAGAGGATCAGTTCACAATCATCGATGGTCTTGATTTACCATCTGGCTGGGCTGGAAAAGTCCATGCTTGTCATCAACTCGCGAGTGCGACGCATGAAGAGTACCTGTTGTTCTTAGACGCTGATATTACTTTGGCAGCAGATACGATTCCCCGGCTCTATGCGACGTTGCAAAAAGAACAGGCGGTCTTCTTGTCAGGCTTCCCGTCATTCCCCGTTCCGACCTTTCTCGGAAAGTGCCTGATTCCGATGCAGCACGTCTTAATCGCCCAACATCTGCCGATTGCATTTCGGAAGGTCAAACACCCTGCCTTTGCAGCGGCAAACGGTATGGTCGTTCTCGTCGAACGTAAAGCTTACGAACACGTTGGTGGACATCAAACCATTCAAATGGCACTCGTCGACGATTTGGAGCTATGTCGGGCTTTTAAACAAAACGGTTTTACGACGACACTTGTTCATGTGTCTCCCTATGTCAGCTGTGACATGTATGCGACTAACCGTGATGTGTGGCAAGGTTTCCTGAAAAACGTTTTCCGCGGTATGAACGATTCTTATGCAGTAGGCAGCTATTTCCTGTTGTTTTACCTTGTTCAAGCTGCCGCTTTACCGCTCGTGTTCATATTCCCGTCGATTTGGACACTCGGAGCTTTTCTTTTGATCATGATTGCCCGTTACCGCATTGACCGGAAGGCAATGATTTTTCATGCCTGGTTTTGGCATCCACTTGCGGTCATTCTTTATGTCGTCCTGCTAGCGACGGCGATGATTCGAAGATTCAATAAAAGGGAAATCAGTTGGAAAGGTCGGACATATTCTTAA